The following coding sequences are from one Euzebyales bacterium window:
- a CDS encoding GNAT family N-acetyltransferase, producing the protein MTATTTAIRLRPLRHGEAGPVDTVFDGMSSHSRHLRFHGPRPRLTEAMRRMLTDVDGRRHVALVAEAVEGDAVVPIGIGHLIAIDETTAEVAFSVVDAWHGHGVGRRLLTALRHRAVDLGYAWLRAYVMVGNRAASRLLWSVLPNGAARREGMAHEFTAPLPSRVHTVPVALAV; encoded by the coding sequence ATGACCGCCACGACCACCGCCATCCGCCTCCGGCCGCTGCGGCACGGCGAGGCCGGCCCGGTCGACACGGTGTTCGACGGCATGTCCTCGCACAGCCGGCACCTGCGTTTCCACGGACCCCGGCCACGGCTGACCGAGGCGATGCGGCGCATGCTGACCGACGTCGACGGGCGGCGGCACGTCGCGCTGGTCGCGGAGGCCGTCGAGGGCGACGCCGTCGTCCCGATCGGCATCGGCCACCTGATCGCCATCGACGAGACCACCGCCGAGGTCGCGTTCTCGGTCGTCGACGCCTGGCACGGCCACGGCGTCGGCCGGCGGCTGCTGACGGCGCTTCGCCACCGCGCAGTCGACCTCGGCTACGCGTGGCTGCGGGCCTACGTCATGGTCGGCAACCGCGCGGCGTCACGTCTGCTGTGGTCGGTGCTGCCCAACGGCGCGGCGCGCCGGGAAGGGATGGCCCACGAGTTCACGGCGCCGCTGCCCTCGCGTGTGCACACCGTTCCCGTGGCGCTCGCAGTCTGA